The DNA sequence TTAAAATATTTTCCTAATTTAGGGAATATTCCATTTATTTTTTGCGAGGTTCATGTGTCTCACACTATTATCGGCACAGCCGGCCACATCGATCACGGCAAGACAGCCCTGGTGAAAGCACTCACCGGAGTGGATACCGATCGCTTAAAAGAAGAAAAAGAACGCGGCCTTACGATCGATTTGGGATTCGCCCACTTTGGTAAAAGTGCAACGATTATAGATGTGCCGGGACACGAAAAATTTATCCGCAACATGGTTGCCGGAGTGAGTACCATCGAGCTTGTTCTTCTCGTGGTTGCTGCAGATGACGGCGTCATGCCCCAAACCCGGGAGCATTTGGACATCCTGAAAATTTTGCAGGTCAGGCAGGGAATTATTGTCATAACCAAAAAAGACCTGGTCGATGATGATTGGTTGGGGTTAGTACACGATGATGTGCGCAGCCTGATCAAAGGTTCGTTTTTGGAAAATGCCCGCATGATTGCCGTTTCTGCAATCAACGGTGAGGGCATCCCCGAAGTCAAAGCGGAGCTTGAGAACCTCTACGCAAAAAGAAAGTCGAAGGAAGACGGAGGCATTTTCTGGATGCCTGTGGATCGCACCTTTACAATGAGGGGCTTTGGGACCGTGGTGACGGGGTCGGTACTTTCCGGACAGCTCAAAGTTGGAGAAAGTTTAGAACTCTTGCCGCAAAAGCAGAAAGTCAAAGTTCGCGGTCTTCAACGTCACGGACAAGCGGTTGAAAAAGTTTCGACGGGCGACCGGGCGGCGGTTAATTTGCAAGCAATTGAGAAAGAGCAGATTCATCGCGGAGATGTTTTAGGGGCACCCAATTATTTTTCACCTTCCCAACGTTTTGATGCAAGATTGCAGCTCTTGAAGTCGGCGCCGCGTGCTCTCAAACCGCGCTCGCGGGTGCGAGTTCACTTTGGCACCACCGAAGTCATGGCGCGACTTTCTCTTATAAAGGTTTCTAAAATTGACCCGGGCGAAAGTGCGTTTGTCCAATTCCACCTGGAACAACCTGCGACTGCCCGACGGCTGGACCCTTTTGTCATTCGGCAATATTCTCCAACCATAACAATCGGTGGCGGGGTGATTCTTGATGCGAATGCTCCGCGTCACAAATTATCCGATCCTTCGGTTTTACAGAAATTGCAGGCACTGGAAAAAGAAAATCCGGCAGATGTACTGGAAAGCAAGCTCTTGTCCGCTCGGTATGATTTGCTGACATTAGATCAGTTGTCCGCGGAGATTGCGGCCTCAAAAGAGGCCATTAAGGCCCTACTCAATGAATTGGAAAATCAGGAAAAAGTTGTCCTTCTTAAAAAAGCTGGACAAGAGGCGGTGATTCACTGCAATAATTTTGAAGAAGTCAAAAACATAATAGTTAAGGCAGTAGCTGA is a window from the candidate division KSB1 bacterium genome containing:
- the selB gene encoding selenocysteine-specific translation elongation factor; this translates as MSHTIIGTAGHIDHGKTALVKALTGVDTDRLKEEKERGLTIDLGFAHFGKSATIIDVPGHEKFIRNMVAGVSTIELVLLVVAADDGVMPQTREHLDILKILQVRQGIIVITKKDLVDDDWLGLVHDDVRSLIKGSFLENARMIAVSAINGEGIPEVKAELENLYAKRKSKEDGGIFWMPVDRTFTMRGFGTVVTGSVLSGQLKVGESLELLPQKQKVKVRGLQRHGQAVEKVSTGDRAAVNLQAIEKEQIHRGDVLGAPNYFSPSQRFDARLQLLKSAPRALKPRSRVRVHFGTTEVMARLSLIKVSKIDPGESAFVQFHLEQPATARRLDPFVIRQYSPTITIGGGVILDANAPRHKLSDPSVLQKLQALEKENPADVLESKLLSARYDLLTLDQLSAEIAASKEAIKALLNELENQEKVVLLKKAGQEAVIHCNNFEEVKNIIVKAVADFHKNNPAKFGIHKAEFKSLIKVKMDSELLDFLLQDLHKSNQIKESSGIISLKTHKIEYSPEQESLRHQIVELLFNEGFSTSSETEMAEKLKANQKNIRDVLSLMIGLGEVIRADGNIYFHPKRVQDVKEKLASYFEMNKEITIGQFKDLLGGASRKYALPLLLYFDGLGFTERSGDVRVLGNR